The DNA window CCTAGATCCCATCCTGGATCCCATTCCTGCTTCCATTACCCATCTGAGCTCCCATCCTGGCACCTACCACCGCTCCCAGCACCCATGCCAGCAGCCGGTGGGAATGGCACAGTGGGAATGGCACCTATCCCAGtgcccatcccagctcctgtcACCCATCCCAGTGCCCATCCCAGCTCCCGGCACCCATTCCAGCACCCAGTGGGAATGGCACAGTGGGAATGGCGCCCATCCCAGtgcccatcccagctcctgtcACCCATCCCAGTGCCCATCCCAGCTCCCGGTACCCATTCCAGCACCCAGTGGGAATGGCGCAGTGGCAATGGCACCCTGGGACATCCCTGGGTGCCACCCCCCCGTCCCCATACCCTCGGTGCAGCGGGGGCCGCTCCAGCCGGGACAGCAGCCGCGCTCCGTGTGGCTCCGGACCACCGGCCGTGTCtccggggggctgcggggggacCCCAGTGTCACCCGGTGCCACCTCAGTGCCACCCGGGGTCACCCCGTGCCCCGTCTCCCCGGGCTCACCGGTAGATGTAGCAGAGGGGGGGGTCGGTGCCGGTGTCCCCAGGGGGGTCCCCGGTGCCCCAGGGGGTGTCACTGTCCCCAGGGGGGTCGGTTTCGGTGTCCCCCGGGGGGTCCCCGTGTCCCTGGCGCGTGCGGTCCCGGTCCAGCCGCCACCCGGCCAGGCTGTACTGGTACAAACTGGGACAGGGCACCGCGGCCTCGCGCCGGGGCgtcacctcctcctgctccgTCACCTGCACCGTCCGCTCGCACCAGCGCCTGCCGGGCACCCGCGGCATCCAGCCGGGACCCAGGTGGGACCCAGCACCCACCCCGGCACCCATCCTGGCACCCATCGCAGATCCATCCCAGATCCATCCCAGCACCCATCCTGGCACCCATCCCAGATCCATCCCAGCACCCATCCCAGATCCATCCCAGCACCCATCTGGCACTCACCACACCTATCCCCACTCCTGGcacccaccccagctcccagcctgcaTCTAAGCACCCATCCCGGGATCCATCCAGaacccatccctgctccagcacccatCCCAACTCCCGACATACATcctggctcccagctcccatcctgggatccatcccatcccacagcacccaTCCCACCCCCTATTCCCAGTTCCCATTCCCAGTTCCCACCTCCCATTCCCAGTTCCCTTTCCCACCTCCCACACCCATTCCCAGTTCCCACTCCCATTCCCAGTTCCTCACCCCGTGGCTGCCCCCACCACCGTCACCCAGAGCACGGTGACAGCCACAGCCCCCCTGGCCACGCCCGGACAGGTCACTCCAGCCGTGCCAGATCccatttttcctggaaaagtgGAATCCAGGTGACTCCACTGTCACAATTCCAGGGCCACCCCTGTGGTTGGGACCCCCCAGCCACAGGAACgttcccagtgtccccaccCCGATGTCACTCACCGGCCCCAGCTCCGGCACTGCCGAGAGGCTCTGGAATTTATGGAAAGTCCCCAAAAGTGGCACCAGCTGAGGAGACACTGATTGGGCCCAGCTGGTGACTGGGGGGGAACATGGTGACATCAGGGTGACACGTCCCTGTTTCCTGGGAGAAGGTCATGGCACAGGACACCCAGGATCCAGCACGGGGCGGGGGGACACGGATGTGGGGGGACTGCGGGTCCTGGTCACACTCGGCCCCCTTTGTTCCcatgtccctgccctgtgcccccctgtgtccccctgtgtccccatgtccctgttcTCTGCCTTCCAATGTCCCTatcctgtgtccctgtcctgtTTCCCCCCACATCCTCCTGTGTCCCCTCATGTCTCTGTCTCAcgtcccctccatgtcccccctTGTGCCCCTGTGTCCCTCCATGTCCCTGCACCGTGTATCCCCATATCTTCACTCCCTGTTctgtgtccccccgtgtccccctctCGCACTCCCGTGTCTCCCCCTGTACCCCCGTGTCCTTGTGTCCCTGTCCCGTATCCCCTGATGTCCCCTCATGTGCCCCCACGTCCCTCGTGTCCCCATCTCCCTGTCCTGTGTCCCCTCATGGTCCTGtcctctgtccctgtgtccccccctgtgcccctgtTTCCCTCCATGTCCCTGCACGGGGTCCCCCCACATTTTCACtccctgtcccatgtccccccaTAGCCCTGtcctgtgtccccccatgtcctcCTCAGTGTCCCCCAAGTCCACAGGTCCCCGTCCCGTGTCTCCCCCATTCCCTCCGTGTCTGTCTTGTGTCCTTGCCCTTGCCATTGTCCCCTCCGTGTcaccccccgtgtccccatgtccctgtcccttATCCCGGTGTCCTCACGTCCCTCGCATCCTCATAtccctgtcccttgtccccttGTTctcatgtccccatgtccctgtcccgtgtcccccccgtatccccatgtccctgtcccgtatccccatgtccctgtcccgtgtcccccccgtgtccccatgtccctgtccatgTCTCCACGTCCCCATCCTGCCCCCCGCCGTGTCCGTGTTCCCTCCGGGGGGAGCACACCCGGTACGGCACGGGgcgggggggcaccgggggggcaccgggacaCACGGGAGGACAGTAGACACCCACgggaggggacagtgggggACACGGAGGTGGACACACGGGACCCGGGGGTCCGGATCCGGGGGGCGGTCCCGGGATGGGGGGACCGGTGGGAGTACACGGGGGGCGGTCCCGGGGGGCGGTCCCGGGGCGGGGGGACCGGCGGCCAccgcggggggcggggccggtgGCGGCGGAGCCGGTGGGGCCGGGGGTGCCCCGAGGCCACGGGTACGGGGGGCCGGcaccgggatcgggatcgggacTGGGATCGGGACtgggatcgggatcgggatcaggGCCGCGACCGGAACCGGGGGGCGTCGGTGCAGGAAGGGCGGGGGGGACCGGGGGGATGGTGCAGGATGGGGGGGCGGGGACGGGAAGGGCGTGGGGGTGACAGTGGGGGACAAAAAGGCTTcggtggggacagagggggacTGAGGAGGCTGGGGGACAGTGGCGGGGGGACCGAAGGGGCGGGGGTGGCTTGGGTGGGGTTCCGGGGGGGCCGCGCGGGTCGGAgaaggggcggggggggctgTGAGCTGCTGGGGGGAACCAGGACGGGGAAACCCCCGGTGGGGGACCCCGGGGGGCGGTCCGAGACTTCCCCTCTTTGCTGGGAGGGGTCAGGGCTGGCGGGGACCCCCTGCACGCCCCCGGATCCCCATCCCTTGGCTGAGGGCTCCCCGGGACCCCTGGCCCCCCGAGCGAGCCCGCGGCTCTTGCCCATCCCCAGCCCCGCTGAGCGCCGGACCCCCGCACCCTACGGGACCCCCCGGACCCCTGCAAACCCTCCTTGAACCCCCTGGACCCACCATGCAGGACAGCATCGACCCCCACTGTGCCCTGGGTACGTGCTGGGGGTCCTGGGCATCCCGGGGATCCCAATCCCCTGAGGGGGGTTCAGGGGGATCCCCAGTTCGGGTCTAGGGGTCTCACCCGgtgcttccccccccctccccccgcaGGTCCCACCGTGGCCaaggtggagctggaggagatggaggcACCAGGATGTGCCAGCTCAGGTGGGCACTGGGGTCCTACGGGGTGTCAGGTGGGCACCAGGGTGGTCCCGGGGTACTTGGGgccaccctggagcaggggggAGAGCTGGCTGTGCCCCTTGTCCCCCCAGTGTGGCCGGTGGTCCCCAAGGTGGAGATGACCCCTGAAGGCGATGGGGACAACCTGGAGGACCCGGAGCTCCACGGCTCAGGTGAGGAACACGGCTGTGACACCGGCACTGCCGGGGGTCCCCTGGCAACACTGGGGCCACACGGTCACTGTcaccctgtcctggggctggtggcagtgctgggtccTTGGGTGGCGGTCACTGTGTCCCTGGTGCCACTGGCCTTGATGGTCACTGTGTCCCAGGGCCGGTGGCAGCTCCAGGTCCTTGGGTGACAGTCACTGTGTCCGTGGGCCAGCGGCAGCTCTAAGTCCTTGGGGTGACGGTCACCGTGTCCCAGTGCTGGTGGCCATGCCAGGacatccatcccatccctggcaTGTGTCCCCACGTGTCCCCGCAGGGCACTGGCTGGTGCGGAAGGTGAAggtggaggaggatgaggaggacgAGGCCTGGGCGGCCGGAGCCGAGGCCCCGCTGGCTCCGCAGCCCCTTCCCGGCACCGTCCCCCCCGATCCCGCCGGGATGCCGGGAATTGCCGGCGCCTGCAAAGCGGAGGAGCCGTGCCCGGAGGAGCTGGGGTACGGGGTGCCGCCGACCTgggggccggggcagcgccTGGATGGCTCCGGGATCGGGATCGGCTTCGGCGCCAGGATCGAGATCGGCCCCGGGATGGGGATGTGCCCCGGGATGAGCCCCGTCCCCGTGGGGCACGAGCGGCGCTCCCAGCCCGCCCCGCGGCCCTTCTCCTGCTCGCAGTGCGGGAAGGCCTTCGGGAAGAAGGCGCACCTGACGCGGCACCTGCGGGTGCACACGGGCGAGcgccccttcccctgcccccacTGCGGGCGCCGCTTCCGCCAGCGCATCCACCTGCGCTCCCACCTGCGCACCCACACCGGGGAGCGGCCCTACCCCTGCCCGCGCTGCGCCCGCCGCTTCCGCAAGAAAACCCACCTGGACCGGCACCTGCGCACCCACACCGGCGAGCGGCCGCACCCCTGCCCGCGCTGCGCCCGCCGCTTCGCCCACCGCCAGCACCTCCTGCGCCACCTGCGCCTGCACGCGGAGCCCGCCCGGGGACACGGGCACGGGGAGGTGCCCCCCGAGGAGAAGCCGCCGCCCTGCCCGGGGTGCGAGACGAGCCTCGCCTGGAAGCAGAGCCCGGCGTCGCACCCGCGGCTGCACACGGGGCCGGCGCCGGGGGACGGGAACGGACACCTGGATGGGCACCGGGATGAGGACGGGCACGGGGATGTCCCCGCCGAGGAGAAGCCCCTCCCTTGCCCCCAGTGCGGGACGAGCCtgagctggaagcagagcccGGTGCCACACCTGTGGCAGCACCTGGAGAACCGACCCCTGGGCTGTGCCGAGTGTGGCCACGGCTGTGCCCAggacccccagcacccaccagagGTGCCCGGTGCCAAGTGTGGCCGTGGCTGCGCCCAggacccccagcacccaccacagGTGCCCGGTGCCCGGgacccccagcacctcctgcagcccccacaggTGCCCGGTGCCCAGGACCCCCAGCGCCTGTCACAGGTGCCCGGCACTGAGcaccccttcccacagcacGTGTCCCAGGTGCCCCCCGCCCaggacccccagcccgccccgCAGGCGCCCCCCGCCCAGCGCCCCTTCTCCTGCCCGCAGTGCGGGCGCGGTTTCGGGCGCAAGGCGCACCTGGCGCGGCACCTGCTGGTGCACACGGGCACCCGGCCCCACGCCTGTGCCCGCTGCGGGCGCCGCTTCAGCTCCAAGACCAACCTGGGCCGGCACGAGGCCGTGCACACCGGGCTGCGGCCCCACCACTGCGCCCGCTGCGGCCGCGGCTTCACCCGCAAGACTCACCTGGAGCGCCACGAGCGCACCCACAGCCGCGCCGGCACCGGGACGGGCACCGCTGGCACGGGGACCGGCACCGCCACCAGCgctgggatgggcacagggacTGGCACTGGCATCGCCGGGCCCCAGCTGGGCTGGCCAGAGCCCCCCACTCTCTGCCCCTGAGTGCCAGGGTGTGCCAGGGGGCCTGGTGGCTGCCAGTGCCACGTCCTGagcactgggatgtgctgggaggtACCAGAGGTTCCAGTGGCTGCCAGTAGTGCATCCCGAGCACTGGGATGTGCCAGGGGTCCTTACGGCTGCCAGTGATGTGTCCTCGGTACCAGGAGGTGCCAGAGTCTCCAGCAGATGCCGAGTGCTGAATcctgggcactgggatgtgCCAGGATGTGCCAGGAGCTTCTGTGGCTTCCAGCAGTGCATCCTGAGTACCAGGATGTGCTGGGAGATGGCAGGGGCTCTGAGGGCTGCCAGTGGTGAGtcctggcactgggatgtgcCTGGTTCTCTGTGACTGCCAGTGCTGCATCTTTGGCACCCTCCGCTGGGATGTGTCAGGGGGTGCCAAGGACTTTGGCGGCTTCCAGCCCCGCACCCCGAGCACCGGGATGTGCCGGGATGTGCCAGGACATGCCGGTGGCTCCAGCCGCTGCCGGCGGTGAGTCCTGGGCACTGCGATGTGCCAGGATGTGCCTGGGGACCTGGTGTTTGCCAGTGCCGCATCCTGAGCACCGGGGCGTGCCGGGATGCACCGGGGGTCCCATCGGGGGGGACCCCCACGGGATTCCGGCCTGGCGCGGGAGCGTCGCGGCTCCGGTGGCTCTGGGATGGCCGGACCCCCGGCTGAGGGCCggtgggggggacacgggggaccCCCCGCCCAGGGAAGGGGCGGTGTCCCTGCCGTGGCTCtgccgggggcggcgggagcgaACGGAAATGTCAATAAACCCGTTTTTATGGAACATtccggggccggggggggatAAAGGAGGCGGAGGCACCCGGGGTGTGGGCGGGGCCAGCGGAGGGTACCCGTCCAATGGGGTGTGGCCTGGGCGGTGGGCGGGGATTCGTCTCCATGGCGACGGGGGGCGGGGCCTCGGGGGCCGCCGGGAGCCGCCGTGCGGTGAGTggggggggtgcgggggggttgggggctttgggggggagcggggagagatggggggtctggggggttaCGAGGGGGATAATGGGGCACCGGGAGGGCCGGGGGATGGGGGGCACCAGgggaggagatgggaagggtctgggggggtccgGGGTGATGGGTGGGCTTTGGGGGGCGTAATGGGGGCACTGATGGGGGGAACGCAGGGAgcctgggggggtctgggggcacaggggaagggaagaggggggTTTGAAGGGTTCTGGGCGGTTCGGGGGCACCAGGGTGGGGGCAGGCCGGGGTCCGGGGGCTCCGCATGGGCTCTGGACCTGTCCCTGCGCTCCAGGTCCGCCCCCCAAGATGTGCCCCACACGTGCCCCTGGGCACCCAGGTCCCACCGAGATGAGCCCCACACGTGTCCCCACACCCCAGGCCACCCCACGGCCACCGTGTCGCCCCTGAGGGGTTCCCCAGTACCACCGGCAACCCCTTTCCCCCCTCAGACCACCCTGCGGGGATGGAGGGGCtcggggaggaggaggtgacagCCCCAGATGTGCCCCACGTGCCTCTCTGCGTTCCATACATCCCCCCCATGTCCCAGAGTCCCCCGGATGTGCCCCACacatgtccctgtgcccccaggaTCGCCCAGATGTACCCCAcatgtgtccctgtgcccccaggaTCCCCCAGATGTGCCCCACgcatgtccctgtgccccactCACACATCCCACATGTGTCCCCCACACCCCAGCACACCCCAGAGGCACCAGGTCCCCCCCAGATGTGCCCCACaagtgtccctgtgcccccaggaTCTCCAAGATGTGCCCCGCACGTGTCTTTGTTCCCCCAGCATCTCCCAGATGTGCCCCACacatgtccctgtgcccccaggaTCCCCCAGATGTGCCCCACacgtgtccctgtgccccccccacaccccccacaTGTCCCCGTGCCCCaggacacccccagcccccccgggcagttccccagtgccacccccaaCCCCTTTCCCCGTCGCAGGACCCCCCCGTGGGGATGGAGGGGCGCGGGGAGGAGGCGCCGGCCCCGGAGGTGTCAGAGCCGTCGGAGGacgaggaggagcaggaggaggaggaggaggaggaggaggaggaggaggaggaggaaggctcGGGGGTGTGCGTGACCCCGGCCCTGCTGAAGGCCTGCACGGGCGAGTTCTCCCTGGagtccatcctgctgctgcGGCTGCGGGGCCGCGGCATCGCCCACCTGGGCTGCCTGGCCGACTGCTCCAACCTGGAGTGGCTGGACCTGTCCGGGAACGCCATCGCGGCGCTGGCCCCGCTGGCCGCGCTGCGCGCCCTGGCCGTGCTCAACCTGGCGGGCAACCGCGTGGCCAGCGTGGAGCCGCTGCGGGGCTGCCGCAGCCTGCGCCAGCTCAACCTGGCCGGCAACCGGCTGCGCAGCCTGCGCCAGCTGCGCTGCCTGCAGGGGCTGCGGCACCTCGAGAGCCTGCGCCTGCGGGACCCGCTGGCCCGCCTGGGCAACCCGCTCTGCGCCGCGCCCGCCTACCGCGCCGCGCTGGCCGCCATGCTGCCCGGCCTCAAGGCCATCGACGGGCAGCGCGTGGCCGGGCGCGGCAGCGAGCTCTTCCGCCTGTGCCGCGAGCTGGACGCCACGCTGGacggcggggccgcggccgaGGGGCCGGCAGAGCCCCCCCGgggcccccagccctgggtgcagGCCGGCTTCTGGGAGCCGCGGGCGCCGCGCCGCAGCCCCGTGCTGGAGGAGGCCACGCGGCAGCTCGGGGAGGCCCTGCGGGAGTGCCGCGAGCTCGGCCGGCGCGCCGACGACTCCATCGCGCAGGCACAGCGCGCGCTCGGCCGCCGGCACGCCGGCAACTACGGCTTCTGAGCCACAGAGGGGCCGGGGGGCAccgcggggctgggggggctccaaacggggctgggggggctccaaatggggctggggggcacccAGAGACACCACAGCCAACACAGGGACTGGGAAACCACCAGAGACACCACAGCCAACACCGGGACTGGGAAACCACCAGAGACACCACAGCCAACACTGGGATTGGGGAACCACCAGAGACACCACAGCCAGGAGCTCTCAAGTTCTGAGCTGGGGGACTCCATATAGGGTTGGGGGCTTCCAAATGGGATGGGGGGGGTCCCAAaatggggctgggagggcaccAGATGGAGCCAAGGGGCACCCAGAGACAACACAGCCAGCCCTCAAGTTCTGAGCTGGGGGGGCCTGAAACAGGGCTGAGGGGCTCCCAAAATGGGGGGTCAGGGGGCACCAAATGGGGCTGCGGGGTCCaaatggggctggggggtccaAAAGGGGCCGGAGGAGCTCCAAATGGGGCTGGCGGGCACCCAGAGATGCCACAACCAGCACTGAGCCCATGAGACCACCCAGAGCCACCACAGCCCAGAGCCTTCGAGCTTTGAGCTGAGGGACTCCCAaaatggggctgggggggctccaAATGGGGCTGGGGGACTTTAAATGGGATTGGGGGGGCTCCAaatggggctgggggacaccaGAGACAGCACAGACCAGAGCCCTTGAGTTCTGAGCTGAGGGGGCCTGAAATGGGGCTGAGGAGGTCCCAAAATGGGGCTGAGGGGCTCCAAATGGGGATGGGGGGGCACCCAGAGCTACCATAGCCAATACGGGGACCATGAGACCACCCAGAGTCACCACAGACCACTCTGGGTCATGAGACCCCAGAGCCTTCAGCTTTGGACTGGGGGACCCCCAAAGCCACCACAGCCCACACCAGGAAACCACCCAGAGCACCACAGCCTGGCACCTCGGGGTTCTGAGCTGGGGGGACCCaaacagggctgggggggcatcCAGAACCACCACGGACCACACCAGGACCAGGAGACCACTCAGAGCCACTGCAGCCAACACTGGGACTGGGAGACCACCCAGAGCCACCACCAGTCTGGTACCTTTGGATTCTGAGCTGGGGGGCCCCAAAAATGAGACTGGAAGACTCCCAGAGCCACCACAGCCCACACCAGGACCGTGAGACCACCTAGAGCCACCACAGCCTGGCACCTTCAGCTTCTGAGCCATGGGATCCCAAAACCGGGGCTGGGAGACCCCCAGAGCCaccacagcctggcacagggtcACCGGGgtcacagag is part of the Chiroxiphia lanceolata isolate bChiLan1 chromosome 1, bChiLan1.pri, whole genome shotgun sequence genome and encodes:
- the LRRC61 gene encoding leucine-rich repeat-containing protein 61; its protein translation is MEGRGEEAPAPEVSEPSEDEEEQEEEEEEEEEEEEEEGSGVCVTPALLKACTGEFSLESILLLRLRGRGIAHLGCLADCSNLEWLDLSGNAIAALAPLAALRALAVLNLAGNRVASVEPLRGCRSLRQLNLAGNRLRSLRQLRCLQGLRHLESLRLRDPLARLGNPLCAAPAYRAALAAMLPGLKAIDGQRVAGRGSELFRLCRELDATLDGGAAAEGPAEPPRGPQPWVQAGFWEPRAPRRSPVLEEATRQLGEALRECRELGRRADDSIAQAQRALGRRHAGNYGF
- the LOC116786262 gene encoding zinc finger protein 467-like, translated to MQDSIDPHCALGPTVAKVELEEMEAPGCASSVWPVVPKVEMTPEGDGDNLEDPELHGSGHWLVRKVKVEEDEEDEAWAAGAEAPLAPQPLPGTVPPDPAGMPGIAGACKAEEPCPEELGYGVPPTWGPGQRLDGSGIGIGFGARIEIGPGMGMCPGMSPVPVGHERRSQPAPRPFSCSQCGKAFGKKAHLTRHLRVHTGERPFPCPHCGRRFRQRIHLRSHLRTHTGERPYPCPRCARRFRKKTHLDRHLRTHTGERPHPCPRCARRFAHRQHLLRHLRLHAEPARGHGHGEVPPEEKPPPCPGCETSLAWKQSPASHPRLHTGPAPGDGNGHLDGHRDEDGHGDVPAEEKPLPCPQCGTSLSWKQSPVPHLWQHLENRPLGCAECGHGCAQDPQHPPEVPGAKCGRGCAQDPQHPPQVPGARDPQHLLQPPQVPGAQDPQRLSQVPGTEHPFPQHVSQVPPAQDPQPAPQAPPAQRPFSCPQCGRGFGRKAHLARHLLVHTGTRPHACARCGRRFSSKTNLGRHEAVHTGLRPHHCARCGRGFTRKTHLERHERTHSRAGTGTGTAGTGTGTATSAGMGTGTGTGIAGPQLGWPEPPTLCP